DNA from Prevotella melaninogenica:
GATACGACCCTACCCTTCCTAATAAACCATATATAATAGTAGTACGAAAAGGAAAAAACAGTAACTAAGCAGATTTTATTCCGTTTTAAATCATTACCTTTGCAAATACGTATAATAAATATCGATTAATAAAAATAACAATGGAGAATAATAAACATCGACTCGTTGTAGTCAGTTACGAACTATATAGTATCGAAAATGGTGAGGAGCAATTCCTCGAAAAGACAGAAGATATGCAGCCTATGCAGCTCTATACAGGTTGCGACATGGCGTTACCAGCCTTTGAGCAGGAGATTGTTAAGTTTGAAAAAGACGCTGACTTCAAGTTCTCTCTCACTAAGGAGCAGGCTTATGGGGAGCATGACGACAACAGTGTTTTAGCTCTCGACAAGGCTACCTTCTCACCTAACGGAGTTTTTGATACTGAGAACATCTATAAAGATGCAGTTGTTCCTTTGCAGAACGAAAATGGTCAGCGCTTCTTAGGAAAGGTTTTGGACATATCAGACGATAAAGTAACCATCGACCTCAACCACCCTCTTGCAGGAAAGGACCTTGTTTTCTATGGTCATGTCTTCGAGAATCGTGAGGCAAGTGAAGAAGAAGTAAAAGACTTCTTTGAACAAATGAATCAGCATCACTGTGGTGGTGGATGTGGCGGAGGCTGCGGTAACGACAACGGAGGTGGCTGTGGATGCGGAGGCCATGAGGAAGGTGAAGGAGGCTGCTGCGGCTGTCATTAAGATAAATTCCCCCTCTCCCGTCCAGCTATTTACAATGGAACATATAAAGAGAAGGAGATGATAGGAAAGTCTACAACATACTTTTCTTTCCTATCAATCACGCATCACGATTATCATTCATAGGAACTTTGGCATGAATACATTCGGAAAGCTCTTCACACTTACCACCTTCGGTGAAAGCCACGGAGTTGCCGTGGGTGGTATAGTTGATGGTATGCCAGCTGGTGTAACCATTGACACAGACTTCATTCAGCGTGAGTTGACACGTCGCCGACCAGGTCAAAGCCATATCACAACGGACAGAAAGGAAGCAGACCAAATAGAACTGCTGAGCGGTGTGTTTGAGGGAAAGTCAACAGGTGCGCCTATTGGCTTTCTTGTCCGCAATACCAATCAACATTCAAAGGACTATGATAATATCCGTGACTTATTCCGTCCTTCGCATGCCGATTATACTTATTATAGTAAGTATGGTATTCGTGACCATCGTGGAGGCGGTCGGGCGTCTGCTCGCATTACACTTTCACGTGTCGTAGCAGGTGCTTTAGCCAAACTTGTGTTGCGCCAACAGGGTATCAGTATCTCTGCCTACACTTCACAAGTGGGCGACATTCTACTTGAGAAAGATTATCATAAATATGATTTAAATCTCATTGAGTCAAACCCAGTTCGCTGTCCCGACCCATTAAAAGCAAAGGAGATGGAGGACCTAATAGCACAGGTAAAGCGCGAAGGAGACACTATCGGTGGCGTTATTTCTTGCGTTATCAA
Protein-coding regions in this window:
- the aroC gene encoding chorismate synthase gives rise to the protein MNTFGKLFTLTTFGESHGVAVGGIVDGMPAGVTIDTDFIQRELTRRRPGQSHITTDRKEADQIELLSGVFEGKSTGAPIGFLVRNTNQHSKDYDNIRDLFRPSHADYTYYSKYGIRDHRGGGRASARITLSRVVAGALAKLVLRQQGISISAYTSQVGDILLEKDYHKYDLNLIESNPVRCPDPLKAKEMEDLIAQVKREGDTIGGVISCVIKGCPVGLGEPEFGKLHAQLGAAMLSINAVKGFEYGEGFAGSSWRGSQQNDTFLPAGDSMQYPICNVETNHSGGIQGGISNGEDIYFRVAFKPVATLLMEQQTVNMEGEATTMDVRGRHDPCVLPRAVPIVEAMAAMTILDALLISKTNRL
- a CDS encoding FKBP-type peptidyl-prolyl cis-trans isomerase, whose amino-acid sequence is MENNKHRLVVVSYELYSIENGEEQFLEKTEDMQPMQLYTGCDMALPAFEQEIVKFEKDADFKFSLTKEQAYGEHDDNSVLALDKATFSPNGVFDTENIYKDAVVPLQNENGQRFLGKVLDISDDKVTIDLNHPLAGKDLVFYGHVFENREASEEEVKDFFEQMNQHHCGGGCGGGCGNDNGGGCGCGGHEEGEGGCCGCH